Proteins co-encoded in one Capsicum annuum cultivar UCD-10X-F1 chromosome 9, UCD10Xv1.1, whole genome shotgun sequence genomic window:
- the LOC107843171 gene encoding pyruvate kinase 1, cytosolic isoform X1 has translation MHSNHLLLEEPIRMASILEPSRTSFFPAMTKIVGTLGPKSRSVEVISSCLEAGMSVARFDFSLGDNKYHQETLDNLKTSIKSTKKLCAVMLDTAGPELTVVNTSEKPIALKADETVTIIPDKGEEASSEVFPINFDGLSKAVKKGDTLFIGQYLFTGSETTSVWLEVDQVKGDDVVCVIKNSATLTGSLFTLHAAQIHIDLPTLSNKDKEVISTWGVQNKIDFLSLSFTRHAEDVREARELLGKMGDLSQTQIFAKIESEEGLTHFDEILQEADGIILSRGNLGIDLPPEKVFLFQKEAVYKCNMAGKPAVVTRVVDSMTDNLRPTRAEATDVANAVLDGTDAILLGAETLRGLYPIETISTVGRICAEAEKVFNQDLYFKRTVKFVGEPMSHLESIASSAVRAAIKVKASVIICFTSSGRAARLIAKYRPTMPVISVVIPRLKTNQLKWSLSGSFEVQARQSLIVRGLFPMLADPRHPAESTNPSNESVLKVALDRGKASGVVKSHDRVVVCQKVGDAAVVKIIELEH, from the exons ATGCATTCAAATCACTTACTTCTTGAAGAACCAATAAGGATGGCTTCAATCTTGGAGCCATCCAGAACT AGTTTTTTTCCTGCAATGACAAAGATTGTTGGAACATTGGGTCCAAAATCGCGATCTGTTGAGGTTATTTCATCATGTCTTGAAGCTGGAATGTCTG TCGCAAGATTTGATTTTTCGTTGGGTGATAATAAGTATCATCAAGAGACATTGGATAACTTGAAGACTTCGATTAAGAGTACCAAGAAACTCTGTGCT GTCATGCTAGATACTGCCGGTCCAGAGCTAACGGTTGTTAACACAAGTGAGAAACCTATTGCACTTAAGGCAGATGAAACTGTAACTATTATACCTGATAAAGGCGAGGAAGCATCTTCTGAAGTGTTCCCAATCAATTTCGATGGATTATCCAAG GCAGTGAAGAAGGGAGACACGCTTTTTATCGGTCAATACCTCTTTACAGGAAGTGAAACGACGTCTGTGTGGCTGGAG GTAGATCAAGTGAAAGGGGATGATGTAGTTTGTGTGATAAAGAATTCCGCCACGTTAACTGGATCGTTGTTCACTCTGCATGCTGCTCAGATTCATATCGATTTACCTACCCTCTCAAATAAAGATAAGGAG GTTATTAGCACATGGGGAGTccaaaacaaaattgattttctttcGTTATCATTTACCAGGCATGCTGAGGATGTTCGTGAG GCACGTGAACTCTTAGGTAAGATGGGTGATCTAAGCCAAACACAAATCTTTGCGAAAATTGAAAGTGAAGAG GGCTTGACACATTTTGATGAGATACTCCAAGAGGCCGATGGCATCATCCTTTCACGTGGAAATCTCGGGATAGATCTTCCACCTGAGAAG GTGTTCTTGTTCCAGAAAGAAGCTGTTTACAAGTGTAACATGGCTGGCAAGCCTGCTGTAGTAACACGTGTTGTCGATAGTATGACTGACAATCTTAGGCCAACTCGTGCTGAAGCAACGGATGTTGCTAATGCTGTCTTGGACG GCACTGATGCAATTCTTCTTGGTGCCGAGACTCTACGTGGATTATACCCAATTGAGACTATTTCCACTGTTGGAAGAATTTGCGCCGAG GCGGAGAAGGTCTTTAACCAAGATCTATACTTCAAGAGGACAGTCAAATTTGTTGGGGAGCCCATGTCACACCTCGAATCAATTGCTTCTTCTGCG GTACGAGCAGCAATTAAGGTGAAAGCGTCAGTAATTATTTGTTTCACTTCATCTGGAAGAGCAGCGCG ATTGATAGCCAAGTATAGGCCAACAATGCCAGTAATATCTGTTGTCATTCCTCGACTTAAGACGAATCAATTGAAGTGGAGTTTGAGCGGCTCATTCGAG GTTCAGGCAAGGCAGTCACTGATCGTGAGGGGTCTTTTTCCAATGCTTGCTGATCCTCGACATCCT GCTGAGTCTACAAACCCATCGAACGAGTCTGTGCTGAAAGTTGCCCTTGATCGCGGGAAGGCCTCGGGAGTTGTGAAGTCCCACGACCGAGTTGTCGTGTGCCAGAAAGTCGGAGACGCGGCGGTGGTTAAGATTATTGAACTTGAACATTAA
- the LOC107843171 gene encoding pyruvate kinase 1, cytosolic isoform X2 yields the protein MHSNHLLLEEPIRMASILEPSRTSFFPAMTKIVGTLGPKSRSVEVISSCLEAGMSVARFDFSLGDNKYHQETLDNLKTSIKSTKKLCAVMLDTAGPELTVVNTSEKPIALKADETVTIIPDKGEEASSEVFPINFDGLSKAVKKGDTLFIGQYLFTGSETTSVWLEVDQVKGDDVVCVIKNSATLTGSLFTLHAAQIHIDLPTLSNKDKEVISTWGVQNKIDFLSLSFTRHAEDVREARELLGKMGDLSQTQIFAKIESEEGLTHFDEILQEADGIILSRGNLGIDLPPEKVFLFQKEAVYKCNMAGKPAVVTRVVDSMTDNLRPTRAEATDVANAVLDGTDAILLGAETLRGLYPIETISTVGRICAEAEKVFNQDLYFKRTVKFVGEPMSHLESIASSAVRAAIKVKASVIICFTSSGRAARLIAKYRPTMPVISVVIPRLKTNQLKWSLSGSFEARQSLIVRGLFPMLADPRHPAESTNPSNESVLKVALDRGKASGVVKSHDRVVVCQKVGDAAVVKIIELEH from the exons ATGCATTCAAATCACTTACTTCTTGAAGAACCAATAAGGATGGCTTCAATCTTGGAGCCATCCAGAACT AGTTTTTTTCCTGCAATGACAAAGATTGTTGGAACATTGGGTCCAAAATCGCGATCTGTTGAGGTTATTTCATCATGTCTTGAAGCTGGAATGTCTG TCGCAAGATTTGATTTTTCGTTGGGTGATAATAAGTATCATCAAGAGACATTGGATAACTTGAAGACTTCGATTAAGAGTACCAAGAAACTCTGTGCT GTCATGCTAGATACTGCCGGTCCAGAGCTAACGGTTGTTAACACAAGTGAGAAACCTATTGCACTTAAGGCAGATGAAACTGTAACTATTATACCTGATAAAGGCGAGGAAGCATCTTCTGAAGTGTTCCCAATCAATTTCGATGGATTATCCAAG GCAGTGAAGAAGGGAGACACGCTTTTTATCGGTCAATACCTCTTTACAGGAAGTGAAACGACGTCTGTGTGGCTGGAG GTAGATCAAGTGAAAGGGGATGATGTAGTTTGTGTGATAAAGAATTCCGCCACGTTAACTGGATCGTTGTTCACTCTGCATGCTGCTCAGATTCATATCGATTTACCTACCCTCTCAAATAAAGATAAGGAG GTTATTAGCACATGGGGAGTccaaaacaaaattgattttctttcGTTATCATTTACCAGGCATGCTGAGGATGTTCGTGAG GCACGTGAACTCTTAGGTAAGATGGGTGATCTAAGCCAAACACAAATCTTTGCGAAAATTGAAAGTGAAGAG GGCTTGACACATTTTGATGAGATACTCCAAGAGGCCGATGGCATCATCCTTTCACGTGGAAATCTCGGGATAGATCTTCCACCTGAGAAG GTGTTCTTGTTCCAGAAAGAAGCTGTTTACAAGTGTAACATGGCTGGCAAGCCTGCTGTAGTAACACGTGTTGTCGATAGTATGACTGACAATCTTAGGCCAACTCGTGCTGAAGCAACGGATGTTGCTAATGCTGTCTTGGACG GCACTGATGCAATTCTTCTTGGTGCCGAGACTCTACGTGGATTATACCCAATTGAGACTATTTCCACTGTTGGAAGAATTTGCGCCGAG GCGGAGAAGGTCTTTAACCAAGATCTATACTTCAAGAGGACAGTCAAATTTGTTGGGGAGCCCATGTCACACCTCGAATCAATTGCTTCTTCTGCG GTACGAGCAGCAATTAAGGTGAAAGCGTCAGTAATTATTTGTTTCACTTCATCTGGAAGAGCAGCGCG ATTGATAGCCAAGTATAGGCCAACAATGCCAGTAATATCTGTTGTCATTCCTCGACTTAAGACGAATCAATTGAAGTGGAGTTTGAGCGGCTCATTCGAG GCAAGGCAGTCACTGATCGTGAGGGGTCTTTTTCCAATGCTTGCTGATCCTCGACATCCT GCTGAGTCTACAAACCCATCGAACGAGTCTGTGCTGAAAGTTGCCCTTGATCGCGGGAAGGCCTCGGGAGTTGTGAAGTCCCACGACCGAGTTGTCGTGTGCCAGAAAGTCGGAGACGCGGCGGTGGTTAAGATTATTGAACTTGAACATTAA
- the LOC107855273 gene encoding uncharacterized protein LOC107855273 isoform X2, whose product MASCDDDFSLLDNDAAANPAYHHQQPPFSAVRYKPLPPISAVSPKNISGDDDENDDGDGSYHIGVDPYENDSNPFENSEKRTDREEISDNGTPYNNNNNSYKRSKISSSSSGGGGSGEYRKDREEWSDTGIACLLEAYMEKFVQLNRGNLRGRDWEDVAAMVSERCEKQSKSVEQCKNKVDNLKKRYKLERHRMSNGGITMSHWPWFKQMEQIVGNLVAVKGGGGVSEEDKAIVVMSGSSSGRQSKRYGTAVAGPCGQIVKSKSSIGPRWRRVVLKISGAALAGATPNTNDPNNIDPKVAMLVAQEVSIACRLGIEVAIVVGGRNFFCGDTWVTSTGLDRCTAYQIGMMATVMNSILLQSALEKAGVQTRVQSAFSMPELAEPYSRQRAMRHLEKGRVVIFGGIGAGTGNPLFSTDTAAALRASEIHADALLKGINAEGVYICDPRNNNVAAEHISFRDLVSGGDSSPLDLMAVTLCEENAIPEHYAESRWVH is encoded by the exons ATGGCTTCTTGTGACGACGATTTCTCTCTCCTCGATAACGACGCCGCCGCCAACCCTGCCTACCATCACCAACAACCACCGTTCTCCGCCGTACGATACAAACCTCTGCCGCCGATATCCGCCGTTAGTCCGAAAAACATCTCCGGCGACGACGACGAAAACGACGACGGTGACGGATCCTATCACATCGGAGTAGATCCATACGAAAACGATTCAAATCCGTTCGAAAACAGCGAAAAACGAACCGATCGAGAAGAAATCAGCGATAACGGAACACCgtataataacaacaacaacagctaCAAGCGATCAAAAATCAGCTCATCCTCCTCCGGCGGCGGCGGGAGCGGAGAGTATCGTAAGGACAGAGAAGAATGGAGTGATACAGGTATAGCATGTTTACTAGAAGCGTATATGGAGAAATTCGTGCAATTGAATCGGGGGAATCTAAGAGGGAGAGATTGGGAAGACGTGGCTGCAATGGTGAGTGAACGATGCGAAAAGCAATCGAAGAGTGTAGAACAATGTAAGAACAAAGTTGATAATTTGAAGAAAAGGTATAAATTGGAGAGACATAGGATGAGTAATGGCGGAATCACGATGAGTCATTGGCCATGGTTTAAGCAAATGGAGCAAATTGTTGGGAATTTGGTAGCAGTGAAAGGTGGTGGTGGTGTATCTGAGGAGGATAAAGCTATTGTTGTGATGAGCGGTTCGAGCAGTGGGAGGCAATCGAAAAG ATATGGAACAGCAGTGGCTGGTCCCTGCGGACAGATTGTAAAGTCAAAATCTTCTATTGGTCCAAGGTGGAGAAGGGTAGTTCTTAAAATTAGTGGTGCTGCACTAGCTGGAGCGACACCAAACACTAATGATCCAAACAACATTGATCCAAAG GTGGCCATGCTAGTTGCTCAAGAAGTCTCAATAGCTTGTCGTCTCGGTATAGAG GTAGCAATAGTTGTTGGTGGACGCAATTTCTTTTGCGGAGACACATGGGTAACTTCAACTGGATTGGATAGATGTACTGCCTATCAAATTGG AATGATGGCAACTGTGATGAATTCCATACTGCTGCAGTCGGCATTAGAGAAGGCAGGCGTGCAAACTCGCGTGCAAAGTGCATTTTCCATGCCCGAGCTTGCTGAGCCATACAGTAGGCAACGAGCTATGCGACATCTTGAAAAAGGTAGAGTTGTGATCTTTGGTGGTATTGGGGCCGGCACTGGGAATCCACTCTTCTCTACGGATACAGCTGCAGCACTCAGAGCTTCTGAAA TTCATGCTGATGCACTACTCAAGGGTATAAACGCAGAAGGTGTCTATATCTGTGATCCCCGAAACAATAATGTTGCCGCTGAGCATATTTCCTTCAGGGATCTTGTTTCCGGAGGAGATTCCTCCCCATTAGACCTAATGGCTGTTACATTATGCGAAGAGAATGCAATTCCTG AGCATTATGCGGAGAGCAGGTGGGTACACTAA
- the LOC107855273 gene encoding uncharacterized protein LOC107855273 isoform X1, translated as MASCDDDFSLLDNDAAANPAYHHQQPPFSAVRYKPLPPISAVSPKNISGDDDENDDGDGSYHIGVDPYENDSNPFENSEKRTDREEISDNGTPYNNNNNSYKRSKISSSSSGGGGSGEYRKDREEWSDTGIACLLEAYMEKFVQLNRGNLRGRDWEDVAAMVSERCEKQSKSVEQCKNKVDNLKKRYKLERHRMSNGGITMSHWPWFKQMEQIVGNLVAVKGGGGVSEEDKAIVVMSGSSSGRQSKRYGTAVAGPCGQIVKSKSSIGPRWRRVVLKISGAALAGATPNTNDPNNIDPKVAMLVAQEVSIACRLGIEVAIVVGGRNFFCGDTWVTSTGLDRCTAYQIGMMATVMNSILLQSALEKAGVQTRVQSAFSMPELAEPYSRQRAMRHLEKGRVVIFGGIGAGTGNPLFSTDTAAALRASEIHADALLKGINAEGVYICDPRNNNVAAEHISFRDLVSGGDSSPLDLMAVTLCEENAIPVVVFNLHGPGNISRALCGEQVGTLIDQTGRVS; from the exons ATGGCTTCTTGTGACGACGATTTCTCTCTCCTCGATAACGACGCCGCCGCCAACCCTGCCTACCATCACCAACAACCACCGTTCTCCGCCGTACGATACAAACCTCTGCCGCCGATATCCGCCGTTAGTCCGAAAAACATCTCCGGCGACGACGACGAAAACGACGACGGTGACGGATCCTATCACATCGGAGTAGATCCATACGAAAACGATTCAAATCCGTTCGAAAACAGCGAAAAACGAACCGATCGAGAAGAAATCAGCGATAACGGAACACCgtataataacaacaacaacagctaCAAGCGATCAAAAATCAGCTCATCCTCCTCCGGCGGCGGCGGGAGCGGAGAGTATCGTAAGGACAGAGAAGAATGGAGTGATACAGGTATAGCATGTTTACTAGAAGCGTATATGGAGAAATTCGTGCAATTGAATCGGGGGAATCTAAGAGGGAGAGATTGGGAAGACGTGGCTGCAATGGTGAGTGAACGATGCGAAAAGCAATCGAAGAGTGTAGAACAATGTAAGAACAAAGTTGATAATTTGAAGAAAAGGTATAAATTGGAGAGACATAGGATGAGTAATGGCGGAATCACGATGAGTCATTGGCCATGGTTTAAGCAAATGGAGCAAATTGTTGGGAATTTGGTAGCAGTGAAAGGTGGTGGTGGTGTATCTGAGGAGGATAAAGCTATTGTTGTGATGAGCGGTTCGAGCAGTGGGAGGCAATCGAAAAG ATATGGAACAGCAGTGGCTGGTCCCTGCGGACAGATTGTAAAGTCAAAATCTTCTATTGGTCCAAGGTGGAGAAGGGTAGTTCTTAAAATTAGTGGTGCTGCACTAGCTGGAGCGACACCAAACACTAATGATCCAAACAACATTGATCCAAAG GTGGCCATGCTAGTTGCTCAAGAAGTCTCAATAGCTTGTCGTCTCGGTATAGAG GTAGCAATAGTTGTTGGTGGACGCAATTTCTTTTGCGGAGACACATGGGTAACTTCAACTGGATTGGATAGATGTACTGCCTATCAAATTGG AATGATGGCAACTGTGATGAATTCCATACTGCTGCAGTCGGCATTAGAGAAGGCAGGCGTGCAAACTCGCGTGCAAAGTGCATTTTCCATGCCCGAGCTTGCTGAGCCATACAGTAGGCAACGAGCTATGCGACATCTTGAAAAAGGTAGAGTTGTGATCTTTGGTGGTATTGGGGCCGGCACTGGGAATCCACTCTTCTCTACGGATACAGCTGCAGCACTCAGAGCTTCTGAAA TTCATGCTGATGCACTACTCAAGGGTATAAACGCAGAAGGTGTCTATATCTGTGATCCCCGAAACAATAATGTTGCCGCTGAGCATATTTCCTTCAGGGATCTTGTTTCCGGAGGAGATTCCTCCCCATTAGACCTAATGGCTGTTACATTATGCGAAGAGAATGCAATTCCTG TTGTCGTTTTCAATCTTCACGGCCCTGGAAACATATCAAGAGCATTATGCGGAGAGCAGGTGGGTACACTAATCGATCAAACAGGACGAGTTAGCTAG